From Stigmatopora nigra isolate UIUO_SnigA chromosome 5, RoL_Snig_1.1, whole genome shotgun sequence, a single genomic window includes:
- the sned1 gene encoding sushi, nidogen and EGF-like domain-containing protein 1 isoform X3, with translation MPPALLLLRVLLLLAGGAEAAVPLEDFYPFGVERGDAQTVAQDDGGSGFLEISVAFPFFGDKHAGLYVNNNGLVSFLRESREADILGRAAAHVRTYFSDFPRFNATWVLVATWERVTFYGGSATTPVNTFQAVLITDGELSFTIFQYNNVTWTTGRHASSGGDANGLGGIAAQAGFNAGDGVRYFNIPGSRTRDVAGLEATTNVGFPGRWVFRIDHAANVEVGGCNDSASVCPHLRPCLNGGRCIDDCIAGDPSFTCSCLSGFTGRRCGIDVDECASSPCLNGGSCQDLVNRFNCQCTPGFTGSRCEKEVDACDSTPCSNGGRCVNHGSNFTCVCPAPFTGVVCESELTQPPLNSTESKNQSDSCPDGNCNKNRICQTDDDGSGTQRCSCAPGYYGDMCQECLCQNGGVCVDANGTCDCPASYTGIYCQFEVTQTPCGNNRPCPGGGSCLEYDGTYLCTCQTSTAELDQQDFYPYVQPRSVCDSSPCLNGGDCYERHGGYTCQCAHGHWGKHCEKVRLNTCASGPCRNGGSCKEEAGSYRCACPYRFTGKHCEVGKPDPCTSSPCVNGGTCFHYIGKYKCECTDFFTGRHCEINVADDARRHEDGGCGPPPQVKDAQVQFTSTSPGSVAVYTCRPGYVAAPRATQSVCGAQGDWSQPPACEEVNECHSGPCANGGTCRIHGGSYLCDCQDGFSGKRCQIDVNECLSEPCKNGGTCINQLGSYMCQCPMGLKGRHCQTEQDSCESKPCLNGGACRSYKKTYACTCKNGYFGDQCQMLEDPCVLHPCGSRGECRSDGRGNYDCVCKAGHTGKDCEKDLLPPSGLHVQRVEESELELRWEQPETASAASAAWLSGFVVTYAPHGRGGGARKVDYLDRQRRRHVLRGLLPGLLYNISTYSIKRNANSDHVSQPATALIRTRPRRVENLQVSNVSESEARLSWDLDSKAARHLPVSAIRVTLTPEDGGGMQTILLNASAEEHLFSSLLPAQMYTADVLTQSGLRPDEFPSTSRSSGPLRFWTKPLPPQNLTLSHVGANLAGVSWTRPPGPVPDGFVINVTRGLTTRSRFLPGGLLASYTLRELTPGQRYRVAITSIKKAGREQVHSQPLYLDFSTLPMEARMGRRERTNKPGRRPFQSQDFGGGAEPRFTELIDRRGKITAKFAHLPRKAIRHRTKPQLPVPLEKMEETTNKISLALEIQEETTSRTKHESSQDCLSVPCQNGGTCTNGTSGGSHVCQCADGFRGNRCQLSCQRVAHPCTRVFSETKSMPVWEGDVCHYVYKRTYKVQQDVCYREVCQSTLRSKSQATVRRANTRQ, from the exons ATGCCGCCGGCGCTGCTCTTGCTGCGAGTCCTGCTTCTGCTGGCCGGAGGGGCAGAGGCGGCCGTGCCCCTGGAGGACTTCTATCCCTTCGGCGTGGAGCGGGGGGACGCGCAGACGGTGGCCCAGGACGACGGGGGCTCGGGGTTCCTGGAGATCTCCGTGGCGTTCCCCTTCTTCGGAGACAAGCATGCTGGACTCTAC GTGAACAACAACGGCTTGGTGTCCTTCCTCCGAGAG AGCCGTGAAGCGGACATCCTGGGCCGGGCCGCCGCCCACGTCAGGACCTACTTCTCGGACTTTCCCCGCTTTAACGCCACGTGGGTGCTGGTGGCCACTTGGGAGAGGGTCACCTTCTACGGGGGCAGCGCAACCACTCCG GTGAACACATTCCAAGCGGTGCTCATCACAGACGGCGAGCTCTCCTTCACCATCTTCCAGTACAACAACGTCACCTGGACCACCGGCCGGCACGCCAGCAGCGGGGGTGATGCTAACGGCCTGGGAGGCATCGCGGCGcag GCAGGTTTTAACGCGGGCGACGGCGTTCGATACTTCAACATTCCCGGCTCGCGCACCCGAGACGTGGCCGGCCTGGAGGCCACCACCAACGTGGGTTTTCCGGGACGCTGGGTTTTCCGCATCGACCACGCCGCCAACGTGGAGGTGGGCGGCTGCAACGATTCGG cGTCGGTGTGTCCGCACTTGAGACCGTGCCTTAACGGGGGGCGCTGTATCGACGACTGCATTGCTGGGGATCCCTCCTTCACTTGCTCCTGCTTGTCGGGGTTCACCGGACGACGCTGCGGTATTG ACGTGGACGAATGTGCGTCATCTCCCTGCCTTAACGGAGGATCGTGTCAAGACCTTGTGAATCGTTTCAACTGTCAGTGCACACCTGGATTTACTGGATCTCGTTGCGAAAAAG AAGTGGACGCGTGTGACTCGACGCCGTGCTCCAACGGAGGCCGCTGCGTCAATCATGGCAGCAACTTCACCTGCGTTTGTCCGGCGCCCTTCACGGGAGTTGTCTGCGAGTCAG AGCTGACGCAGCCTCCGTTGAATTCCACCGAGTCCAAAAACCAAAGCG actcgTGCCCGGACGGCAACTGCAACAAAAACCGCATCTGCCAAACGGACGACGACGGCTCCGGGACGCAACGGTGCTCCTGCGCCCCCGGTTACTACGGCGACATGTGCCAAG AATGCCTGTGCCAAAATGGCGGTGTGTGCGTGGACGCCAACGGGACATGTGATTGTCCCGCCTCCTACACGGGAATCTACTGCCAGTTTG aagtgACCCAGACGCCGTGCGGCAACAACCGTCCATGTCCCGGCGGAGGTTCGTGTTTGGAATACGACGGCACGTACCTGTGCACCTGCCAGACCAGCACCGCGGAATTGGACCAGCAGGACTTTTACCCCTATG TACAGCCCCGATCGGTCTGCGACTCCAGCCCGTGTCTCAACGGCGGCGACTGCTACGAGCGCCACGGAGGCTACACGTGCCAATGCGCTCACGGCCATTGGGGCAAACACTGCGAGAAAG TGCGACTCAACACGTGCGCCTCCGGCCCGTGTCGCAACGGGGGCTCGTGCAAGGAGGAGGCAGGCAGCTACCGATGCGCGTGTCCTTACCGCTTCACCGGCAAGCACTGTGAAGTGG GGAAGCCCGACCCGTGCACGTCCAGTCCGTGCGTCAACGGGGGAACCTGTTTTCACTACATCGGCAAGTACAAGTGCGAGTGTACCGATTTCTTCACTGGGAGGCACTGCGAGATCAACGTGGCGGACGACGCCAGACGTCACGAAG ATGGAGGTTGCGGCCCCCCGCCGCAGGTGAAAGACGCCCAGGTTCAGTTCACATCTACCTCACCTGGATCGGTGGCCGTTTACACGTGCCGGCCGGGCTACGTGGCGGCGCCCAGAGCCACGCAGAGCGTCTGTGGCGCCCAGGGTGACTGGAGTCAGCCCCCTGCCTGTGAGG AAGTCAACGAGTGTCATTCCGGGCCTTGCGCCAACGGTGGAACGTGCCGCATCCACGGCGGCTCGTACCTGTGCGACTGTCAGGACGGCTTCAGTGGGAAACGATGTCAAATTG ATGTGAATGAGTGCCTGTCAGAGCCGTGCAAGAACGGAGGGACTTGCATCAACCAGCTGGGGTCGTACATGTGTCAATGCCCGATGGGCCTCAAAGGACGCCATTGCCAAACAG AGCAGGACAGCTGCGAGTCCAAGCCGTGCTTGAACGGCGGCGCGTGTCGCAGTTACAAGAAGACGTACGCGTGCACATGCAAAAACGGCTACTTCGGTGACCAGTGCCAGATGT TGGAAGACCCTTGTGTACTGCACCCGTGCGGAAGCAGGGGCGAGTGCCGGAGCGACGGCAGAGGAAACTACGACTGTGTTTGCAAAGCGGGACACACCGGGAAAGACTGTGAAAAAG ATCTTCTGCCTCCTTCTGGCCTCCACGTGCAACGCGTGGAGGAGAGCGAACTGGAACTGCGCTGGGAGCAGCCGGAAACGGCATCTGCGGCATCCGCGGCGTGGCTTAGCGGCTTCGTGGTGACGTACGCGCCGCACGGTCGCGGCGGTGGCGCCCGCAAGGTGGACTACCTGGACCGGCAGAGGCGGCGTCACGTCCTCCGAGGCCTTCTCCCCGGCCTGCTTTACAACATCTCCACTTACTCCATCAAGCGCAACGCCAACAGCGACCACGTTAGCCAGCCGGCCACCGCCCTCATACGCACGA GACCTCGACGAGTGGAGAACCTCCAAGTGTCAAACGTGTCGGAGTCCGAAGCGCGGCTGAGCTGGGACTTGGACTCCAAGGCGGCTCGCCACCTGCCAGTTAGCGCCATCCGGGTGACGCTGACACCCGAAGACGGCGGAGGAATGCAAACCATTCTGCTTAACGCAAGTGCCGAGGAACACTTGTTCAG ttctttACTGCCTGCTCAAATGTACACGGCGGACGTGTTGACCCAAAGTGGACTCAGACCCGATGAGTTTCCTTCCACTAGCCGTTCATCGGGACCACTGCGCTTTTGGACCA AGCCCCTCCCACCCCAGAACCTCACTTTATCCCACGTGGGCGCCAACTTGGCGGGCGTGTCCTGGACCCGCCCCCCAGGCCCCGTTCCCGACGGCTTCGTGATCAACGTGACGCGGGGTCTCACCACCAGGAGCCGCTTCCTGCCCGGCGGCCTGCTGGCCTCTTACACCCTCCGCGAGCTGACGCCCGGGCAGCGCTACCGGGTCGCCATTACCTCCATCAAGAAGGCTGGTCGAGAGCAAGTCCATAGCCAGCCTTTGTACTTGGACTTCAGCACCT TGCCAATGGAGGCCAGGATGGGAAGGCGAGAACGAACCAACAAGCCCGGACGAAGGCCCTTCCAGTCTCAGGACTTTGGGGGTGGAGCCGAACCCAG GTTTACCGAGTTGATTGACAGGAGAGGAAAGATCACGGCCAAATTCGCGCACCTGCCAAGAAAAGCCATTCGACATCGGACCA AACCGCAGCTACCCGTCCCTTTGGAGAAAATGGAGGAGACCACCAACAAAATCAGCCTGGCGCTGGAGATTCAAGAGGAGACCACGTCCAGGACCAAACATG agtCGTCCCAGGACTGCCTGAGTGTGCCTTGTCAGAATGGCGGCACGTGCACAAACGGCACTAGCGGCGGCTCGCACGTTTGCCAGTGCGCCGACGGATTCAGAGGCAATCGCTGTCAACTTT CATGCCAGCGAGTGGCTCACCCGTGCACCCGTGTCTTTTCCGAGACCAAGAGCATGCCTGTATGGGAGGGTGACGTCTGCCATTACGT ATACAAAAGAACATACAAAGTACAGCAGGACGTTTGCTACCGAGAAGTTTGCCAATCGACCCTCCGCAGCAAAAGTCAGG CAACCGTCAGAAGAGCAAACACGCGGCAGTGA